In Nymphaea colorata isolate Beijing-Zhang1983 chromosome 3, ASM883128v2, whole genome shotgun sequence, a genomic segment contains:
- the LOC116251221 gene encoding protein SHORT-ROOT 2-like — MDTLFRLVTLQHHHHHHHPHHPDPSPLNSTTTRTSTSSPSSSSPSLGRTLSPSHQECCRNPHMDDDDHLSSSSSKHFHSSYPPSTAGASSTASYQSFDAIPADHANPPLPPEFASSTHPPPNWAASLLVDCARAVAAKHSARVQQLLWMLNELSSPYGDTDQKLAAYFLQALFARVRGTGQRTHRTLCSAAERGVSFDSTRRTMLRFQEASPWATFGHVAANGAILEAFDGEPRLHIVDISTTHCTQWPTLLEALATRSDDTPHLKLTSVVLTGGAPTHRVAKEIGQRIEKFARLMGVPFSFSAVHCEEEALSASVLDRVEIDPGEAVAVNCVGTLRRVAPGPERDAIVSAIARLRPKILTVVEEEADFGSGEADEDGEEEEEGFVSSFRECLRFFSAYLESLDCSLPKTSNERLALERAAGRAIVDVVACPARESAERRERAVGWARQLGSAGFSPAAFSDDVGDDVRALLKRYREGWSMVPAGDSAGIFLAWREQPVVWASAWKP; from the coding sequence ATGGACACTCTCTTTAGGCTAGTCACCCtccagcaccaccaccaccaccaccaccctcaCCACCCCGACCCTTCTCCCCTAAACTCCACCACCACCCgcacctccacctcctccccttcctcctcctccccctccctgGGCCGCACCCTCTCCCCCTCCCACCAAGAATGCTGCAGAAACCCTCACATGGACGACGACGACCacctctcctcctcctcatccaaGCACTTCCATTCCTCCTATCCCCCCAGTACAGCCGGCGCCTCATCGACCGCCTCCTACCAGTCATTCGACGCCATCCCCGCCGATCACGCCAACCCTCCGCTTCCGCCCGAATTCGCATCATCCACCCACCCGCCGCCCAACTGGGCAGCCTCCCTCCTGGTCGACTGCGCCCGCGCCGTCGCCGCCAAGCACTCCGCCCGCGTCCAGCAGCTCCTCTGGATGCTCAACGAGCTCTCTTCCCCTTACGGCGACACGGACCAGAAGCTCGCCGCCTACTTTCTCCAGGCTCTCTTCGCCCGGGTGAGGGGCACCGGCCAGCGCACGCACCGCACTCTGTGCTCCGCCGCCGAGCGCGGAGTATCCTTCGACTCCACCCGAAGGACGATGCTGCGGTTTCAGGAGGCCAGCCCTTGGGCGACGTTCGGGCACGTGGCCGCCAACGGCGCAATTCTCGAGGCCTTCGACGGCGAGCCCCGGCTTCATATCGTCGACATCAGCACCACACACTGCACCCAGTGGCCGACGCTGCTGGAGGCCCTCGCCACCCGCTCCGACGACACGCCCCACCTCAAGCTCACTAGCGTCGTGCTCACCGGAGGCGCCCCAACCCACCGCGTCGCCAAGGAGATCGGCCAGCGCATCGAGAAGTTCGCGCGCCTCATGGGCGTCCCTTTCAGCTTCTCCGCGGTGCACTGCGAGGAAGAAGCTCTCAGTGCCAGCGTGCTCGACCGCGTCGAGATCGACCCCGGCGAGGCCGTCGCCGTTAACTGCGTCGGGACGCTCCGGCGAGTTGCTCCGGGACCTGAACGCGACGCGATCGTCTCGGCGATCGCCCGTCTCCGCCCGAAGATCTTGACCGTCGTGGAGGAAGAGGCTGACTTCGGCAGCGGGGAGGCGGACGAGgatggggaggaggaggaggagggctTCGTTTCGTCTTTCAGGGAGTGCCTCCGGTTCTTCTCCGCCTACCTGGAGTCTCTCGACTGCAGTCTCCCCAAGACGAGCAACGAGCGGCTCGCTCTCGAGCGGGCGGCCGGGCGGGCCATCGTCGACGTCGTGGCCTGCCCTGCGAGGGAGTCGGCGGAGAGAAGGGAACGCGCGGTGGGATGGGCGAGGCAGCTGGGCTCCGCCGGATTCTCGCCTGCTGCTTTCAGCGACGACGTGGGCGACGACGTCCGGGCTCTTCTCAAGCGGTATAGGGAAGGGTGGTCCATGGTCCCCGCCGGCGATTCCGCTGGGATATTCCTCGCATGGAGGGAGCAGCCGGTTGTCTGGGCATCCGCGTGGAAGCCGTGA